One window of the Indicator indicator isolate 239-I01 chromosome 13, UM_Iind_1.1, whole genome shotgun sequence genome contains the following:
- the PAQR9 gene encoding membrane progestin receptor epsilon encodes MSDAAGGGGGGGEAQSHRGFSAGGCGRSGCTSTGQRRQGAATGGRLGAAKGPGVGSMPAGERDKEEALPPPRSAALLRWDEVPEDFVECFILSGYRRLHCSAQECLASVLQPTNETLNFWTHFIPLLLFLNRFGRLLLRGAGDVPFHHPALLPLWCYASGVLLTFAMSCTAHLFSCLSPRLRATFFYLDYASISYYGFASTVAYSYYLLPGLSLLDAHAMSHYVQQQLGWQLDCSLPIAAFRALVLPVALVLAVGCTAACCRSRTACCAYPFAVRTFVFAMPLSMACPIMLESLFFDLRTRNPTLFVYFYRRYFWLLVAAFFNVSKIPERIQPGLFDIVGHSHQLFHIFTFLSIYDQMHYVEDGLAEFLKAPQAAPTYLGTVGYMLLLTICLALVVRRYLNVADLCKQD; translated from the coding sequence ATGAGTGATGCTGCCGGGGGcggtggtggaggaggagaagcgcAGAGCCACCGCGGCTTCTCCGCCGGTGGCTGCGGGAGAAGCGGCTGTACCTCGACCGGGCAACGGCGGCAGGGCGCGGCGACAGGCGGCAGGCTGGGGGCGGCCAAGGGGCCCGGGGTCGGCAGCATGCCGGCAGGGGAAAGGGACAAGGAAGAAGCGTTGCCACCTCCtcgctctgctgccctgctacGGTGGGacgaggtgcctgaggacttcGTGGAGTGCTTCATCCTCTCGGGCTACCGGCGGCTGCACTGCTCGGCGCAGGAGTGCCTGGCCTCGGTGCTGCAGCCCACCAACGAGACTCTTAacttctggacccacttcatcccgctgctgctcttcctcaacCGCTTCGGGCGGCTGCTGCTGCGGGGCGCCGGGGATGTGCCCTTCCATCACCCggccctgctgcccctctggTGCTATGCCTCGGGGGTGCTGCTCACCTTTGCCATGAGCTGCACGGCCCACCTCTTCAGCTGCCTCTCCCCGCGCCTCCGCGCCACTTTCTTCTACCTGGACTACGCCTCCATCAGCTACTATGGCTTTGCCAGCACCGTGGCCTACTCCTACTACCTGCTGCCAGGCCTGAGCCTGCTGGATGCCCACGCCATGAGCCActatgtgcagcagcagctgggctggcagctggacTGCAGCCTGCCCATCGCAGCCTTCCGTGCCCTGGTGCTGCCTGTGGccctggtgctggctgtgggctgCACAGCCGCCTGCTGCCGCAGCCGTACTGCCTGCTGTGCCTACCCCTTTGCTGTGCGCACCTTCGTCTTCGCCATGCCATTGAGCATGGCCTGCCCCATCATGCTGGAGAGCCTCTTCTTTGACCTTCGCACCCGCAACCCCACTCTCTTCGTCTACTTCTACCGACGCTACttctggctgctggtggctgccttCTTCAACGTCAGCAAAATCCCTGAGCGCATCCAGCCAGGGCTCTTCGACATTGTGGGGCACAGCCATCAACTTTTCCACATCTTTACCTTTCTCAGCATATATGACCAGATGCACTACGTGGAGGATGGTCTGGCTGAGTTCCTCAaagcaccccaggctgcccccaCCTATCTGGGCACCGTGGGATATATGCTGCTCCTGACAATCTGCCTGGCCCTGGTTGTCAGGAGGTACCTCAATGTTGCAGATCTCTGCAAGCAGGACTAG